One window of the Parasphingopyxis algicola genome contains the following:
- a CDS encoding conjugal transfer protein TraD gives MRKPRDFDAELKALQDKTKALKENKVRQLGELVTATGADAIGVEILAGALLAASDTTDAATKEAWRERGEGFFQSKTRKAPRKAGRDASSAAPGTSGPASG, from the coding sequence ATGCGTAAACCGCGCGATTTTGATGCTGAGCTCAAAGCGCTGCAGGACAAAACCAAAGCGCTCAAGGAGAACAAGGTCCGACAGCTGGGCGAGCTCGTCACCGCCACCGGCGCCGATGCCATCGGGGTCGAGATATTGGCCGGCGCGTTGCTGGCGGCCAGCGATACAACCGATGCTGCAACAAAGGAGGCGTGGCGCGAGCGCGGCGAAGGGTTCTTTCAAAGCAAGACGCGAAAAGCTCCGCGCAAAGCTGGTCGCGACGCTAGCAGCGCTGCGCCGGGCACGAGCGGCCCGGCATCGGGTTGA
- a CDS encoding conjugal transfer protein TraD: MKRRERTRRLIELGGLVSKAGLVELTDDDRAVLYGAFLGLAGKLSGEQREQAIMLWRRRGKRAFKADVEKTKRNETAR; this comes from the coding sequence GTGAAGCGCCGCGAGCGCACGCGCCGGCTGATCGAGCTCGGCGGGCTGGTCAGCAAAGCCGGGCTCGTTGAGCTGACCGATGACGATCGGGCGGTGCTTTATGGCGCGTTCCTCGGCCTCGCCGGCAAGCTGTCTGGCGAGCAGCGCGAACAGGCGATCATGCTTTGGCGCAGACGCGGGAAGCGGGCGTTTAAGGCGGATGTGGAGAAAACAAAACGCAACGAGACGGCGCGCTAA
- a CDS encoding DUF736 domain-containing protein, which translates to MAQAPGYVTRTETGFEGTLATMGLKKRIRIVENTAKETDAQPDYRIRTEDGVEIGGGWSRTRRVSGNPYVSLTFAAPEFGPNRIYANLGRAAGEDDRMAILWNPRG; encoded by the coding sequence ATGGCACAAGCACCGGGATATGTAACGCGTACCGAAACCGGGTTCGAAGGCACGCTCGCGACGATGGGCCTCAAGAAGCGCATCCGCATCGTCGAGAACACCGCCAAGGAGACCGACGCCCAGCCCGATTACCGCATCCGCACCGAAGACGGCGTCGAGATCGGCGGCGGCTGGAGCCGGACCCGCCGGGTGAGCGGCAACCCCTATGTCTCGCTGACCTTCGCCGCCCCCGAGTTCGGGCCGAACAGGATCTACGCCAATCTCGGCCGCGCTGCCGGCGAAGACGACCGGATGGCGATCCTCTGGAACCCGCGCGGCTGA
- the pcaD gene encoding 3-oxoadipate enol-lactonase, with protein sequence MKAEYFTTGDGCRIAYDYRANGKPPLLLSPSLGTSMALFDDQLDAFGTHFSLLRYDPRGHGETDVPQGAYSLDRLGRDAIELLDHLGIGRAAFCGVSLGGMVGQWMGIRAPERLTHVVLAHTAAYMGPPAEWDKRIETVRRGGMAAVGTLVVERWFSDDFRAQYPSKTNAFKKLLVGTDVRGYAGSAAAIRDMDLRRIISLIEAPVLIIDGTFDTATPTTCAEELAAEIRSATMVRLLTAHLGNVERSSEFNRNMLSFLCQNG encoded by the coding sequence ATGAAGGCCGAATATTTCACCACCGGAGACGGTTGCCGGATCGCCTATGACTATCGTGCGAATGGCAAGCCGCCACTGCTCCTTTCTCCATCTCTGGGGACATCCATGGCGCTGTTCGACGACCAACTCGACGCGTTTGGGACACATTTTTCGTTGCTTCGATACGATCCTCGCGGCCATGGCGAAACCGATGTCCCGCAGGGCGCCTATTCGCTCGATCGCCTAGGCCGCGATGCCATCGAATTGCTCGATCATCTGGGGATCGGGCGCGCGGCATTTTGCGGTGTGTCGCTTGGCGGGATGGTCGGGCAATGGATGGGGATTCGCGCGCCCGAACGGCTGACGCACGTCGTGCTCGCCCATACGGCGGCCTATATGGGGCCTCCGGCAGAATGGGATAAGCGGATAGAAACGGTTCGGCGTGGGGGCATGGCCGCTGTGGGCACGCTTGTCGTGGAGCGTTGGTTCAGCGATGATTTTCGGGCGCAATATCCGTCAAAGACAAACGCGTTCAAAAAGCTGTTGGTCGGCACTGACGTGCGTGGGTACGCAGGATCCGCGGCGGCGATCAGAGATATGGATCTCAGACGAATAATTTCGCTGATCGAAGCACCTGTTCTCATTATTGACGGAACGTTCGACACTGCTACGCCAACGACTTGCGCGGAAGAGTTAGCGGCCGAGATTCGTTCTGCAACGATGGTCCGATTGCTAACAGCGCATTTGGGTAATGTTGAGCGCTCTTCTGAATTCAATAGGAATATGCTGTCGTTTCTATGTCAGAATGGTTGA
- a CDS encoding CoA transferase subunit A, whose amino-acid sequence MRKKTCPNAAAALDGLLRDGLTLMSGGFGLVGNPENLIPVIRDSGIKNLTVISNNCGADGFGLYLLLANGQIKKMIASYIGDNKLFEQLYLSGELELELNPQGTLAERIRAGGAGIPAFYTATGVGTVVAEGKPIEEFDDRIYVRERWLRADIALVKAWKGDPEGNLVYRKTARNFNPSMATAADVTIAEVEHLVELGDLDPDHIHTPGIYVDRIVQGARYERRIEQRTVRERPA is encoded by the coding sequence ATGAGGAAAAAAACTTGTCCGAATGCGGCCGCCGCCCTGGACGGCCTTTTGCGCGATGGCCTGACGCTTATGTCGGGCGGCTTCGGACTGGTCGGCAATCCTGAAAATCTCATTCCGGTAATCCGCGATTCCGGTATCAAAAATCTGACCGTGATTTCCAACAATTGCGGGGCAGACGGTTTTGGACTGTATCTGCTGCTGGCCAACGGTCAGATCAAAAAAATGATCGCCTCCTATATTGGCGATAACAAGCTGTTCGAGCAGCTCTATCTGTCGGGCGAGCTCGAACTGGAGCTTAATCCGCAAGGCACTTTGGCCGAACGTATCCGAGCCGGCGGCGCGGGTATTCCTGCTTTCTATACTGCCACAGGCGTTGGAACGGTCGTCGCCGAAGGCAAGCCCATCGAAGAATTTGACGATCGGATCTATGTGCGCGAGCGGTGGCTGCGCGCCGATATCGCTCTGGTCAAGGCCTGGAAGGGCGATCCGGAAGGCAATCTCGTTTATCGCAAGACCGCGCGTAACTTCAATCCATCCATGGCGACCGCCGCCGATGTCACGATCGCGGAGGTCGAACATCTGGTCGAGCTGGGCGATCTCGATCCCGATCATATTCATACGCCGGGCATCTATGTCGATCGGATCGTCCAGGGCGCGCGATACGAGCGACGGATAGAACAGCGCACAGTGCGCGAGAGACCAGCATGA
- a CDS encoding carboxymuconolactone decarboxylase family protein produces the protein MPGVEPLKPSDAPELQSFFDVWTERMGYVPNTLLTLARKPKVVRALAALSEAVHDPETSISPELRTLVGVMASMTHGCNFCLAHTAANASRAGAAAEKIDHVWEYETNDLFDEADRAALDFARAAASVPNAVTEENYEALRRYFSDEEIIEILNVVAYYGWYNRWNASMGTVLEEIPRDFAEEHLKSTKWEVGRHEES, from the coding sequence ATGCCCGGAGTCGAACCGCTAAAGCCCTCTGATGCACCTGAATTGCAATCCTTTTTCGACGTCTGGACCGAGCGCATGGGCTATGTGCCCAATACCTTGCTGACCTTGGCGCGCAAACCCAAGGTCGTGCGCGCGCTCGCCGCTTTGTCGGAAGCGGTGCACGATCCGGAGACCAGCATATCTCCGGAATTGCGTACCCTGGTCGGCGTTATGGCCAGCATGACGCATGGCTGCAATTTCTGTCTGGCACATACAGCGGCCAATGCCTCGCGTGCGGGCGCGGCGGCGGAAAAGATCGATCATGTGTGGGAATATGAAACCAATGACCTGTTCGACGAAGCTGATCGCGCCGCGCTTGACTTCGCACGCGCGGCGGCATCGGTGCCCAACGCGGTGACAGAAGAGAATTATGAGGCGCTGCGCCGCTATTTCAGTGATGAGGAGATCATAGAGATACTCAATGTCGTGGCCTATTATGGCTGGTACAACCGCTGGAACGCTTCGATGGGGACGGTGCTCGAGGAAATCCCGCGCGATTTTGCCGAAGAGCATCTCAAATCGACGAAATGGGAGGTTGGAAGGCACGAAGAATCATAG
- a CDS encoding NAD(P)/FAD-dependent oxidoreductase encodes MTKTEGERNYDVLIVGAGQAGAQLASRLREKGFEGSILIIGDEAVPPYERPPLSKSYFMGEHDAEHMLIRPASFWSETGVDMMLGVAVEQLEPERRRVRLAGGDFVEYNWCVLATGARVRKLSCPGSDAPNIFYLRSLADVDRIRETLAPGIRIAVIGAGYIGLEVAAAARKAGHPVTVIETQDRVLSRVTSSVVSNFYERLHRSHGITFQLGEMVEAIEDGDGCTVLRLSSGLGVEADIILVGIGVVAEAELAARAGLACDDGIVVNDCFRTGDDRIFAIGDCARHSNIFAGASWRLESVQNAVDSANLVADVILGERRTYDDLPWFWSDQYDVKLQTAGLWHLADDIVVRGNPEQAPFSVTYLKNGQLVAVDSINNPRDFMGARKLIVAGASPEPSQLADPAVPLKSLL; translated from the coding sequence GTGACGAAGACCGAAGGCGAACGAAACTATGATGTTCTCATCGTTGGCGCCGGACAGGCCGGCGCGCAGCTTGCCTCACGTTTGCGTGAAAAGGGATTCGAAGGCTCAATCCTCATAATCGGAGACGAGGCGGTCCCGCCATATGAGCGGCCGCCGCTATCGAAGAGTTATTTCATGGGTGAGCATGATGCCGAACACATGCTCATCCGCCCGGCGTCTTTCTGGTCGGAAACCGGGGTCGACATGATGCTCGGAGTTGCCGTTGAGCAGCTTGAGCCTGAACGACGGCGTGTGCGTCTGGCGGGTGGCGATTTCGTTGAATATAATTGGTGCGTGCTCGCAACCGGTGCCCGGGTCAGAAAACTGAGCTGTCCCGGAAGCGATGCGCCGAATATCTTCTATTTGCGCAGTCTTGCCGACGTCGACCGGATCAGGGAAACGCTCGCGCCGGGTATACGCATCGCGGTCATCGGTGCCGGTTATATCGGTCTTGAAGTGGCCGCCGCCGCCCGCAAGGCAGGGCATCCGGTAACTGTTATCGAAACGCAGGATCGCGTCCTGTCACGCGTTACCAGTTCCGTGGTTTCGAATTTCTACGAGCGACTCCACCGGTCGCATGGCATCACTTTCCAGTTGGGCGAAATGGTGGAAGCGATCGAAGACGGAGATGGTTGCACCGTTCTCCGGCTTTCGTCCGGTCTCGGAGTGGAAGCCGATATCATATTGGTTGGAATTGGCGTTGTCGCCGAGGCGGAACTGGCCGCCCGCGCGGGGCTGGCGTGCGATGACGGCATTGTCGTGAACGATTGCTTTCGTACCGGCGATGATCGCATATTCGCAATCGGCGATTGCGCCCGTCATTCAAACATCTTTGCCGGTGCATCGTGGCGATTGGAGTCGGTTCAGAACGCGGTGGATTCCGCCAATCTCGTTGCGGATGTGATACTCGGCGAAAGACGGACCTATGACGATTTACCTTGGTTCTGGTCCGATCAGTATGATGTGAAGTTACAGACCGCCGGCCTCTGGCATCTGGCTGATGATATCGTGGTCAGGGGCAACCCCGAACAAGCGCCTTTTTCCGTCACTTATCTGAAAAACGGCCAGCTCGTCGCAGTAGATTCCATCAACAATCCGCGCGATTTCATGGGTGCCAGAAAGCTTATCGTCGCAGGTGCATCGCCTGAGCCATCTCAGCTCGCCGACCCGGCCGTGCCGCTCAAATCGCTGCTTTGA
- a CDS encoding aromatic ring-hydroxylating oxygenase subunit alpha, whose product MNVEPDSLRFSRRYPEEGGDPVPIERYTSEEYFAREKDRVFRRKWLNIGNRLDAPNPGDYFVVELPVANTSLLVIHGKDGEYRAFHNMCSHRGAPLAWDEKGSCRGYMACRFHGWVYDTKGNLVQVSDSENFPSVEKAENGLTPVNCDVWREFIFVNLAEEPEQSLHDFLGPVVDEIAAYDFSGFTPAFHYRIDENVNWKTLQEAQLEGWHLPYLHEKTLARAVKLEGKQFRHSAIELHGPHGVLGSPPPDAFEPSPAALLASQFGTGTMQAFAKQRDPTEGYDFRGSFDFWHIFPNFFVGLLDGLYFTFNIWPVSVDRSIWEIKGYYPPIKNAGELFAREYSKVGLRDPMMEDCYTHELISKMLKSGAKSVLHLQDEEMMVRHLSNGVDRCVQGIE is encoded by the coding sequence ATGAATGTCGAACCGGATTCTTTACGATTTTCGCGCCGCTATCCGGAAGAGGGGGGCGATCCCGTACCGATCGAGCGCTATACGTCGGAAGAATATTTCGCGCGTGAAAAAGACCGTGTTTTCCGGCGCAAATGGTTAAACATCGGGAATCGTCTCGATGCACCCAACCCAGGCGATTATTTCGTGGTTGAGCTTCCCGTGGCCAACACCTCCCTGCTCGTCATTCACGGCAAAGACGGCGAGTATCGCGCATTCCACAATATGTGTTCGCACCGGGGGGCGCCGCTTGCCTGGGACGAAAAGGGTTCGTGCCGCGGTTATATGGCCTGCCGTTTTCACGGCTGGGTCTACGATACAAAAGGCAATCTGGTGCAGGTTTCGGATAGCGAGAATTTCCCCTCTGTAGAGAAGGCCGAAAATGGATTGACGCCCGTCAATTGCGATGTCTGGCGCGAATTCATTTTCGTCAATCTCGCAGAGGAACCCGAGCAAAGCCTGCATGACTTTCTGGGCCCGGTCGTCGACGAGATCGCAGCCTATGATTTTTCAGGCTTCACGCCGGCTTTTCACTATCGGATCGACGAGAATGTAAACTGGAAAACCTTGCAGGAGGCACAGCTAGAAGGATGGCATCTGCCATATCTGCATGAAAAAACGCTTGCCCGCGCGGTAAAATTGGAAGGCAAACAGTTCCGCCACAGTGCGATTGAATTGCATGGTCCTCACGGCGTACTCGGTTCTCCGCCTCCCGATGCGTTCGAGCCTTCCCCGGCGGCGCTCCTGGCAAGCCAGTTTGGCACCGGCACCATGCAAGCCTTCGCCAAGCAGCGCGATCCGACCGAGGGTTATGATTTCCGCGGGTCTTTCGACTTCTGGCACATCTTTCCAAACTTTTTCGTGGGATTACTCGACGGGTTATATTTTACTTTCAACATATGGCCCGTCTCGGTCGACCGCAGCATTTGGGAGATCAAAGGCTATTACCCGCCGATCAAAAATGCCGGAGAGTTGTTCGCGCGCGAATATAGCAAGGTCGGGCTGCGCGACCCGATGATGGAGGATTGCTACACCCATGAGCTGATCTCGAAAATGCTCAAATCAGGCGCCAAATCGGTCCTTCACTTGCAAGATGAGGAGATGATGGTCCGCCATCTCAGCAATGGCGTCGACCGGTGCGTTCAAGGGATCGAGTAG
- a CDS encoding intradiol ring-cleavage dioxygenase: MITSAVIAAISDDTDPRLREIMEALVSHLHDFARDVNLNTSEWLEGMNFLVRAGQMSNEKRNEVILVADILGLESVVDALTFGASGDTTESAVLGPFYREGAPMLPDGASIVQDGSQEQTVLVQGVVFDANGKPLAGATLDIWETAPNGLYEQQDPDQPDMNLRGKFATGPDGRYSFIGLRPVEYPIPFDGPAGDLLQLMGRHPYRPGHIHFIVNAPGHKKLITQIFDRDASYLDSDAVFAVKDSLLVDFSPAPKNAATDYIVNYDIELTSADQA, encoded by the coding sequence ATGATTACCAGCGCCGTTATTGCGGCGATATCGGACGATACCGATCCTCGGCTGCGTGAGATAATGGAGGCACTGGTCTCTCATCTTCACGATTTCGCTCGCGACGTGAATCTGAATACTTCGGAATGGCTCGAGGGAATGAATTTTCTCGTTCGCGCAGGGCAGATGAGCAACGAGAAACGCAATGAGGTCATTCTTGTCGCGGACATACTTGGGCTCGAAAGCGTGGTCGATGCGCTTACGTTCGGAGCTTCGGGCGATACGACGGAGTCGGCCGTTCTAGGTCCATTTTACAGGGAAGGTGCGCCAATGCTTCCCGATGGCGCCAGCATCGTCCAAGACGGGAGCCAGGAACAGACTGTCTTGGTTCAGGGTGTCGTGTTCGATGCGAACGGAAAGCCGTTGGCAGGCGCAACGCTCGACATATGGGAAACGGCGCCCAATGGTCTTTATGAACAACAGGATCCGGATCAACCGGATATGAACTTGCGTGGCAAGTTCGCAACCGGACCGGACGGGCGCTATAGTTTTATCGGCCTTCGGCCAGTCGAATATCCGATACCGTTCGATGGCCCGGCTGGGGATTTGTTGCAATTGATGGGCCGGCACCCATACCGGCCGGGTCATATTCATTTTATCGTAAATGCGCCCGGCCACAAAAAATTGATAACTCAGATATTCGATCGCGATGCCTCATATCTCGACAGCGATGCGGTGTTCGCAGTCAAAGATTCCCTGCTTGTCGATTTCTCGCCCGCGCCGAAAAATGCCGCCACTGATTATATCGTAAATTATGATATTGAGCTGACGTCGGCCGATCAGGCCTGA